The Luteibacter flocculans genomic interval GCGCATAGCTCACGGCGTAGAACATCGACGCCGAGTAGCCTTCCGGACCGGCGTTGACCAGACCGAGCAGCAGGTAACCCATGTGCGAGATGGTCGAGTAGGCCAGCAGGCGCTTGAGGTTGGTCTGCACGATGGCGACGAGGTTACCGATCGCCAGCGACAGCACGGCCAGTACGGCGAGCATGAGCTGCCACTGCGGGGCCAGACCCGACGCACCGCCCGCGATGTCGCCCATGCCGGTCGAGAGCAGACGGTAGGCCATGCCGAACGCGGCCAGCTTCTGCGCGGAACCGATGAAAACGGTAACGGCAGTCGGCGAGCCCTGGTAGACGTCCGGAATCCACATGTGGAACGGCGCGGCGCCCAGCTTGAAGCCGATACCCACGATCAGGAAGACCAGCCCGAACAGCATCAGGGTCTTCCACTCGGTACCGACGATCGCGGCGTGGATCGTATGCAGGTCGAGGCTGTGCGTGGCGCCGTAGATCATGGACATGCCGTAGAGCAGCATGCCCGAGGCCAGCGCGCCCAGGACGAAGTACTTGATCGCCGCTTCGGACGACAGACGCGAATCGCGATTCAACGCCACGAGCGCATACGACGACAGGGTCAGCAGTTCGAGGCCCAGGTACACCGTGACCAGGCTACCCGCAGCAACCAGGAACATGATGCCGACCGTGGCGAAGATCGTCAGCGTGTAGAACTCGCCGAACGGGATGGCCCGTTCCTTGAGGTACGGCCGGGCGTAGACGAAGATCACTGCGGTAATCAGCAGCGAGAACAGCTTCAGCACCTCGGACACGCCGTCGCGGACGAACATGCCGCTGAACGCCGTGACCGACGACGCCGGCTGGCCGTCCACGACCAGGAAGGCGCCAACCAGCAGCACGAGGATGGAGAGCCAATGGATCGCGCCCTTCTGGCCGGGCTTGAGGTACGCATCCAGAAGGAGCAGCACGCAAGCCGCGACCACGAGGTAGACCTCGGGAAGCAGGATCAGGATGTCGTTGATACTCGGCATGGATAGTTCCCGCTCAGACTTTGGTGATGGCCAGTTGCTCGACAATACGAGCGACCGACGCATCCATCAGGTGGACCAGCGGCTCCGGCCAGATGCCGAGGACCAGCACACCGGCGGCGAACGCGCTCAGCATGAAGATCTCGCGACCGTTGACGTCCGTCAGCTCCGCCACGTGCTTGTTCTTGATGTCACCCCACAGCACGCGCTTCACCATCCACAGCGTGTAGGCAGCGCCGATGATGAGCGTGAACGCGGCGAACAGTGCGATCCACGGGTTGGCGCTGAACGAGGCCAGGATGACCATGAACTCGCCGACGAAACCGCTGGTACCCGGCAGGCCGCTGTTGGCCATGGCGAACAGGACGTAGAACGGAGCGAAGATCGGCATCACGTTGATGACGCCGCCGTAGTCCTTGATCTGGCGCGTATGCATGCGGTCGTAGAGCACGCCGATGCAGCTGAACATGGCGCCGGAAATGAAGCCGTGCGAGATCATCTGCACCATCGCACCCTGCATGCCCAGGCGGGCGGCGTCGGGATTGTTGGTCTCACGCACCAGCAGGAAGGCGATGAAGATGCCCAGGGTCACGAAACCCATGTGCGCAATGGACGAGTACGCCACCAGCTTCTTCATGTCCTGCTGGACCAGCGCGATGTAGCCGATGTAGCAGACCGCGATCAGGCTGAGCACGATCACCAGCCAGGCGAACTGATGCGAGGCATCCGGCGTGATCGGCAAGCTGAAGCGCAGGAAGCCGTAGCCACCGATCTTCAGCATGACCGCCGCCAGCACCACCGAACCGCCGGTGGGCGCTTCGACGTGGGCGTCCGGCAGCCAGGTATGCACCGGCACCATCGGCACCTTGATCGCGAAGCCCAGCAGGAAGGCGAAGAACAGCCAGCTCTGCTCGGTCAGCGTGAGGTGCACGTTCGCCATGTCCGACATCGCGAAGCTGCCGCCGGTCTTGTGATACAGGTAGATCAGGCCGATCAGCATGAAGATCGAGCCGAAGAACGTGTAGATGAAGAACTTCAGCGTGGCATAGACACGGCGCGGTCCACCCCAGATACCGATGAGGATGAACATCGGGATCAGCATGGCCTCGAAGAACACGTAGAACAGCAACGCGTCCGTGGCGCAGAACACGCCGATCATCATGCCTTCGAGAATCAGCATGGCCGCCATGTACTGGTGCGGCTTGTTCTGCACCACTTCCCACGCGCCCACGATCACGAGGATCTGGACGAACGTGGTGAGGATGATC includes:
- the nuoN gene encoding NADH-quinone oxidoreductase subunit NuoN codes for the protein MPSINDILILLPEVYLVVAACVLLLLDAYLKPGQKGAIHWLSILVLLVGAFLVVDGQPASSVTAFSGMFVRDGVSEVLKLFSLLITAVIFVYARPYLKERAIPFGEFYTLTIFATVGIMFLVAAGSLVTVYLGLELLTLSSYALVALNRDSRLSSEAAIKYFVLGALASGMLLYGMSMIYGATHSLDLHTIHAAIVGTEWKTLMLFGLVFLIVGIGFKLGAAPFHMWIPDVYQGSPTAVTVFIGSAQKLAAFGMAYRLLSTGMGDIAGGASGLAPQWQLMLAVLAVLSLAIGNLVAIVQTNLKRLLAYSTISHMGYLLLGLVNAGPEGYSASMFYAVSYALTSAAAFGMILVLSRSGFECEEIDDLRGLNQRSPWFAFMMLLVMFSLAGVPPLFGFFGKLLVLKAAIDAGMIWLAVVGAVFAIVGLYYYLRVVKVMYFDQPAEGTDVRATADAPARWVLSINALALLVLGFTWAPLLAWCQKAFAS
- a CDS encoding NADH-quinone oxidoreductase subunit M; the protein is MSNHLLSLLIWLPVVGAIPVLLAGNGRPGAARWISLLVAVATFAASLALLPAYDASTGTLQLTESMSWIPSLGINYSLAVDGISVALIILTTFVQILVIVGAWEVVQNKPHQYMAAMLILEGMMIGVFCATDALLFYVFFEAMLIPMFILIGIWGGPRRVYATLKFFIYTFFGSIFMLIGLIYLYHKTGGSFAMSDMANVHLTLTEQSWLFFAFLLGFAIKVPMVPVHTWLPDAHVEAPTGGSVVLAAVMLKIGGYGFLRFSLPITPDASHQFAWLVIVLSLIAVCYIGYIALVQQDMKKLVAYSSIAHMGFVTLGIFIAFLLVRETNNPDAARLGMQGAMVQMISHGFISGAMFSCIGVLYDRMHTRQIKDYGGVINVMPIFAPFYVLFAMANSGLPGTSGFVGEFMVILASFSANPWIALFAAFTLIIGAAYTLWMVKRVLWGDIKNKHVAELTDVNGREIFMLSAFAAGVLVLGIWPEPLVHLMDASVARIVEQLAITKV